A genome region from Akkermansiaceae bacterium includes the following:
- a CDS encoding DUF1549 domain-containing protein yields the protein MRCVFATMLAAGACASAYQETSPFGKAREILELNCVECHTPEEAKGGLVMTTAAEMKGTGDSGKALVPGNLKASGIYVRITLPADDTDRMPPKKHGGPLSAEDAEILKAWIESGAEWPEGETLHPRAKTALPRWDAPADPAIVSIEAFPKNISLETEADYHRVIVIARMRDASTHDITRQARLSLADAAFAKLDENLLTPKANGETKLKIEYRGLATEVSVKVKDAQKPRPISFQLDVMPVLTAAGCNTGSCHGSARGQDGFHLSLYGFDPKGDHFRLTSEMAGRRVNLALPEESLLITKATGAVPHTGGKLMKPASPFHETLVQWIRDGAKYDEDGIPQPTGIEIRPAEVVMTGKDIAIPFTVRASYSDGSDRDVTTLTAFSSSNDNSVKIDTATGMANSAERGEAFLLGRFHTFTEGSQAIVVPADLKYERPEFKPFNYIDNHVAEKLNKLRIVPSGLASDEAFLRRAFLDVVGLPPSPEERGKFLADSRPDKRGRLIDDLLERKEFTEMWVMKWAELMQIRTIPNGQNTVSYKAALNYYDWLRERIAGNMPFNQLVAELLAAKGGTFSSPATNFFQMEPDVLKLTENVAQIFMGTRIQCAQCHNHPFDRWTMDDYYSFAAFFAQVKRKPAEDPRERVVFDGGGEIKHPVSKVDMVPKFLGGSQPEIKGKSRRESLASWLASPENPWFARNIVNIVWDHYMGVGIVDPVDDMRVSNPPSNPELLDELAERFVSYNYDFRKLVRDICTSRTYQLSTETNATNGEDTRNFSKAMIRRVRAEVLLDSISQVTNTTEKYKGLPKGARAVQIADGNTSNYFLTTFGRATRATVCSCEVKMEPNLSQALHLINGDTVHQRIRQGNIVQEMLEAKKQPAEIIEALYLRALSRSPTAQEKGKLLAAVAEGANPNEQRNILEDIFWALLNSKEFIFNH from the coding sequence GTGCGCTGTGTTTTTGCAACAATGCTGGCGGCGGGTGCCTGTGCTTCCGCCTATCAGGAAACATCACCTTTCGGCAAGGCGAGGGAGATCCTGGAGCTGAATTGTGTCGAATGCCACACCCCGGAGGAGGCGAAGGGCGGGCTGGTCATGACGACCGCAGCGGAGATGAAAGGCACCGGTGATTCCGGAAAGGCGCTGGTTCCGGGGAATCTAAAGGCGTCCGGCATTTACGTGCGCATCACCCTCCCGGCCGACGACACCGACCGCATGCCGCCGAAAAAGCACGGCGGGCCGCTTTCCGCCGAGGATGCCGAGATATTGAAGGCCTGGATCGAATCAGGTGCCGAGTGGCCGGAAGGGGAAACCCTCCACCCCCGCGCCAAGACCGCCCTCCCGCGTTGGGACGCACCCGCCGATCCGGCCATCGTCTCCATCGAGGCGTTTCCGAAAAACATCAGCCTGGAGACCGAGGCTGATTACCACCGAGTGATCGTCATTGCACGGATGAGGGACGCATCGACCCACGACATCACCCGCCAGGCCAGGCTTTCCCTCGCCGATGCGGCTTTCGCGAAACTCGATGAAAACCTCCTCACCCCCAAGGCCAACGGGGAAACGAAACTGAAGATCGAATACCGCGGGCTTGCCACGGAGGTCTCCGTGAAGGTCAAGGATGCGCAGAAGCCCCGCCCCATTTCCTTCCAGCTCGATGTCATGCCGGTTCTCACCGCCGCCGGCTGCAACACCGGCTCCTGCCACGGCTCCGCACGCGGGCAGGATGGCTTCCACCTCAGCCTCTATGGCTTCGATCCCAAGGGAGACCACTTCCGCCTGACCTCGGAAATGGCAGGCCGCCGCGTGAACCTCGCACTCCCCGAGGAATCCCTGCTTATCACCAAGGCCACCGGTGCCGTGCCTCACACAGGCGGCAAACTGATGAAGCCGGCCAGCCCGTTTCACGAAACCCTCGTCCAATGGATCCGGGACGGCGCGAAGTATGACGAGGACGGGATCCCGCAGCCAACCGGCATCGAGATCCGCCCGGCGGAGGTGGTGATGACCGGCAAGGACATTGCGATCCCTTTCACCGTCCGTGCCAGCTATTCGGATGGCTCCGACCGCGATGTCACCACGCTCACCGCATTTTCCAGCTCGAATGACAACTCCGTGAAAATCGACACGGCCACCGGCATGGCTAACTCCGCCGAGCGCGGCGAGGCGTTTCTGTTAGGCCGTTTCCACACCTTCACGGAAGGCTCGCAGGCCATCGTCGTCCCGGCCGATCTCAAATACGAGCGACCTGAATTCAAGCCCTTCAACTACATCGACAACCACGTCGCCGAGAAGCTTAACAAGCTCCGCATCGTCCCATCCGGACTCGCTTCCGATGAAGCCTTCCTCCGCCGCGCTTTCCTCGATGTCGTAGGCCTGCCGCCCAGCCCGGAGGAGCGGGGAAAATTCCTGGCGGACAGCCGCCCGGACAAGCGCGGCAGGCTCATCGATGACCTGTTGGAACGAAAGGAATTCACCGAGATGTGGGTGATGAAATGGGCGGAGCTGATGCAGATACGCACGATCCCGAACGGCCAGAACACAGTCTCCTACAAGGCCGCTCTGAACTATTACGATTGGCTCCGCGAGCGCATCGCCGGCAACATGCCTTTCAATCAGCTCGTCGCCGAGTTGCTCGCTGCGAAGGGTGGCACCTTCTCCAGCCCTGCCACGAATTTTTTCCAGATGGAGCCGGATGTCCTCAAGCTCACCGAGAACGTCGCGCAGATTTTCATGGGCACCCGCATCCAGTGCGCCCAGTGCCACAACCACCCCTTCGACCGCTGGACGATGGACGACTACTACAGCTTCGCCGCGTTCTTCGCACAGGTGAAACGTAAGCCCGCCGAGGATCCGCGCGAGCGGGTGGTCTTCGATGGGGGAGGGGAGATCAAGCACCCCGTTTCCAAGGTCGATATGGTTCCGAAATTCCTCGGCGGCTCACAGCCGGAGATCAAGGGGAAGAGCCGCCGCGAATCCCTTGCTTCATGGCTCGCTTCCCCGGAGAACCCGTGGTTCGCTCGGAACATCGTGAACATCGTCTGGGATCATTACATGGGCGTCGGCATCGTCGATCCGGTCGATGACATGCGCGTCTCCAACCCTCCCTCCAACCCCGAGCTGCTGGATGAGCTTGCGGAGAGATTCGTCTCCTACAACTACGACTTCAGGAAGCTGGTGCGCGACATCTGCACCTCCCGCACCTACCAGCTTTCCACCGAGACAAACGCCACCAACGGTGAGGACACCCGGAATTTCTCCAAGGCGATGATACGCCGCGTCCGCGCCGAAGTGCTGCTCGACAGCATCTCACAGGTCACCAACACCACGGAGAAATACAAGGGTCTGCCCAAGGGTGCCCGCGCCGTCCAGATCGCCGATGGCAATACCTCGAACTATTTCCTCACCACCTTCGGCCGCGCCACCCGTGCCACCGTCTGCTCCTGCGAGGTGAAGATGGAGCCGAACCTTTCCCAAGCCCTGCATCTAATCAACGGCGACACCGTCCACCAGCGCATCCGGCAAGGAAACATTGTCCAAGAGATGCTGGAGGCGAAAAAGCAGCCGGCGGAAATCATCGAAGCCCTTTATCTGAGGGCGCTCAGCCGGAGCCCCACCGCGCAGGAAAAAGGAAAGCTGCTTGCCGCCGTCGCGGAAGGCGCGAACCCGAACGAACAGCGCAACATACTGGAGGACATTTTCTGGGCGCTGCTGAACTCGAAGGAGTTCATCTTCAATCATTGA